The genomic region GCAGCGATCCCGGAAACTTCATATTGGTAGGGAGAAATTTAAGCAACAACCAAATCATCTTCGGGGATTTGGAAGACGAAGACGACAGCTGGCGGCTGGACCTTGAACTTCCGTTTCAATTGCTGGACGATCGCATAGAAGGATCGCTGGCATCCGGCTACTGGACCACCGAACGTTATCGGGATTCCGGCATACGTCGATTCAGTTTCGACATCTCGCAAATCAGCGACCCGGCCATCACCTCTCAATCGCCCGAGGACATATTCACCCCCGAGAATATCAGCCCGGAAGGCGCTTTTTTGAAGGAAACGACGCGTACCACCGACAGCTACACCGCCAGTCAGGCACTCGAAGCCTATTTCGGCCAACTGGATGTGACCTTCTTCAATCTCCTGCGCCTTACCGGCGGAGTTCGATTCGAGGACAACTTGCAAACGGTGGAGACGGTCCAGGAGTTCACGCCGGGCAGCGAACCCATTACCTCGATTCTCGAAAGCCGCGACGCATTGCCATCGGTCGCTTTGACCTGGCTGATCTCGGACAAACAACAACTGCGTCTGACCTGGAGCGAAACCCTGTCGCGCCCGGACTTCCGGGAGCTTTCTCCCGCCCCGTTCATCGACCCCGAAACCGACCTCGAAACGACCGGCAATCCCAACCTACAGCAAGCCGAAATAACCAGCTATGACGCGCGCTGGGAGTATTATTTCTCCCCCGAAGAGAATGTGAGTTTCGGTTTGTTTTATAAGGAATTGATCCAACCCATCGAAAAGACCCAATTGGGAGGGACGGCCAACGTTTTAACGTTTCAAAACGCCGGTACCGGCGAAATTTATGGCTTGGAAATAGCCTTTCGCAAGAATCTCGATTTTATCCATCCTTGGTTGAACGGATTTTTCTTCGGCGGCAACTACACGCTTTCCGAGTCGGAAATCAAACTGTTACCGGAAAACCTGGAGGCGTTGACCAACCCGAAACGCCCCTTGCAAGGCCATTCCAAACACATCGTCAATGCTCGCTTGGGTTATGACAACGAAGACCTGGGCACCCAGGCCACCCTGCTCTACAACTTTTTCAGCCCCCGCATTTCCCAAGTGGGCGCCTTGGGGGCTCCGGATATTTACCGGCAACCTTTCCATCAACTGGACTTCATCGTTCAGCAGAACCTCGACGAGCACTGGTCGGCCCAGTTGCGTTTCCGCAATCTATTGGACAGCAAGGTCAAGTTTTCCCAAGGCAGCGAGACAACCCGCGAATATCGCAAAGGGCGCGAGTTCGCTTTAGCGATCAATTTTGCCTTCTAGGAGCTGTTAATATTTAGAGCACTCGCCTAGAATCACGAGCCGGGGAAAACACTCCGGAACACGCTGTAAATACCTCCATGTACGCTCGTATCGCAGCATCCCTGCTGCGAACGGTTCCAGACTGTTCTCCCCGGCTCTCCTCTCTCAATGAACGCGGAATTCGCTGTAGGAAGGTTGGGTTAGGACTGCTTTTCACCTAGCGCCGCTATGATTTTCCCCGAGGCATTCGCATCATCCGATGCCAGCCATAAAGCATCCTCTTCCCGCCTGAGCCAAGTGAACTGCCGCTTGGCCAATTGGCGGGTGGCGCTCACGGCTTTGTTGATCATGGTGGAAAAATCGCAGTCTCCCTCCAGATACGACCAGACCTGACGGTAACCGACACTGCGGATCGCGGGTAAGCCGGGATGGAGGTCCGCGCGCCGATGGAGCTGTTCGACCTCTTCCACCAATCCCTGGTCCAACATGGCACGGAAGCGTCGTTCGATGCGTCGATGAAGTTCCGCCCGCGCCAGGGGCGAGATAGCAACTTTCAGAGGCCGGAACGGCAATGTCTCGGAAGGTTCTTTTTTCCACCAAGCACTCAACGGCCGCCCGGTGAGTCGGTATACTTCCAGCGCCCGCTGAATCCGCTGGGCATCGTTGGGGTGGATACGCGTCGCCGCCTCCGAATCCACCTTGGCCAAGTGTCGGTGCAGAGCGGGCCATCCCATCTCGGCGGCCTCGGCATCGATCTCGGCCCGGGTAGCGGAATCGCCCGGCGGCAAGGGGGCCAAACCGTAAACCAGCGCCTGAAAATACAGCATGGTCCCGCCGGCCAAGATGGGCAAACGCCCGCGACCGTGGATGGCGGCAATGAGTGCTAACGCTTCCTCTCGGAAACGACCGGCGGAAAAATGTTCGCTGGGGTCAAGGATATCGATCAAATGATGGGGAATCTCGGCGCGGATATCGAGCGACGGCTTGGCGGTGCCAATATCCATTCCCCGATACACCTGACTGGAATCCACGCTAACGATCTCGCCCTCCATGCGCCGGGCCAAATCCACCGCCAATTCGGATTTGCCCGAAGCCGTCGGCCCCATGAGCAACAAGGCGACCGGACGCTCCTGCATCATCATCGGCCCCGGTCGAAAAACCGGTCCAAGGCCTTGAAATCCAAGGTAACCCAAGTGGGACGACCGTGGTTGCACTGACCGCCCCGCTCGGTCTGCTCCAGTTCGCGCAACAGCGCATTCATTTCTCCGCGGCTGAGACGCTGACCGGCCCGTACCGCCCGGTGACAAGCCCGGGTCGCCAAGCGTTCGCGCAAAGTGGTTTGGAGTTGGGTGGCAGTCTCCCGATGGGCCAGTTCGGATAAAAGATCGCGGACCAATTCGGCGACATCGACACCGGACAAGAGGGCCGGCACGGACCGCACCACCAGCTTGTCCGGTCCCAGCAGATCGATTTCGAGCCCCAATTCCGCCAACAAATCCTGAGAGCGCTGAACCTGATCGGCTTCGCTGCGGCTCACTTCGACTTTCAATGGAATCAGCAATGGCTGACTGACCACTTCGCCGCTTTCCACTTGAGTCTTGAGTTTTTCATAGACGATCCGCTCGTGGGCGGCGTGGGCATCGACGATCACCAACCCCTCTTCCGCTTCCGCGAGGATATAGATGCCGTGAAGATGGGTAATCGCCTCTCCCAAAGGCGGTATCGAATCGTCGCCCTGCTTCCAATCCGGATTTTCCGATGCGATGGGTTGCGACGGAAATGGCTCGGTCGGGGCGCGGAAAGCCTCATAGAACGCCAGCGATTCATTCACTTGGGATGGGGATGGCGTTTCGCTCCGCCCGATTTGACCGCCCCAACCGGCTCGAGGTGCTTGCGCCTTGCCGGCGGGCGTTTGCAGCTCGAGGCGTCCCGCCGCATCGTGCCCTCCGACGATTCGGCTTGTCTCGCCAGAAGGGCGGGCTCTGCCCAATACCCGATAAAGGGATTGGGAGACGAAGTCGCGCACATTTCGGGCATCCCGGAAACGCACCTCGAGTTTGGCCGGATGGGCGTTGACATCCACCAGGGTCGGATCCAGTTCCAGATACAACACCGCCACCGGTTGGCGACCGTGGGGCAAGACATCCCGAAACGCGATGCGCAAGGCGTGGCCTAGCAGCTTGTCCCGAACCGGCCGGCCGTTGACATACCAGAACTGCAGGTCGGATTGCCGACGGGACAAAGCGGGCAATCCGATCCAACCGGTAAGTCGGAGATCGCCTGCCGCACAATCCACCTGCAAGGCTTGCTCCGGAAAACGCCGCCCCAGGATTTCCGCCAGGCGGCCCTCCTGCTCCGACGGGGTGCGCGCAGGCTTCATTTTCAGAACCTCACGCTGATTGTGGCGCAAAGTAAAAGCGACATCGAAACGGCTCAAAGCACAGCGTTCGATCCACCTTTGGATATGCCCGAATTCCGTCTGCTCGGTGCGCAAAAATTTGCGCCGGGCCGGTACGGAGTAGAATAAATCAGCCACACTGACGGTCGTCCCCGGGGGATGGGCCACCGGGATTGGATCGGAAGGGGGCTCTCCGGGCGAGACGAGGTAACGCCAACCGCGCGTATCCTCGGCGGTTCGCGACATCAACTCCACCCTGGCCACTGAAGCGATGCTCGGAAGCGCTTCGCCGCGAAACCCAAAACTGGACACCCGCGTCAGGTCTTCCAGGGAGGCAATTTTGCTGGTGGCATGGCGGGCAATAGCCAGCGGCAGATCGTCTCGGGCGATCCCCGTGCCGTCGTCGCGCACACGAATCAATCCGGCGCCTCCTGCTTCAACGGTCACGTCGATCCGGCCGGCGCCGGCATCCAGACTGTTTTCCACCAATTCCTTGACCACCGACGCCGGTCGTTCGATCACCTCTCCCGCCGCGATTTGGTTGATCAGCTGCGACGAAAGCAAATGTATCCTGTTTTGCGCGGCAGCGTGACTCATCCGCCCATAGGGATTTTCAGCACCTGGCCGGCCTGGATCGCGGAATCGTGAAGCTCGTTATCCGCCATCAGACGACGCAAACTGACCCCGTAACGGGCCGCGATCTCGGACAAGGTCTCGCCGCGGCTGATGACGTGCCGGCGCTCTTGTGCCAAGATCGTTCCCGGCGGTGCATAAGTGGTGAAATAATCCTGAATGCCGCGATGAATCGCCTTGGCCCAATGGCTCTGATAGCGCGAGCTGCGCAGCCGCTGTTCCTCGGTGGGATTGGATATAAAGGCGGTTTCCACCAAAACGGACGGAATATCCGGAGATTTAAGCACAACGAAGCCTGCCGATTGGACGCTCTTCTTATGGATTCTCCCAATCCGTTCAAGTTCCGTCAGCACCTCCTTGGCCAATGTCTGGCTGTGCTCGCGGGTGGCGGTCAGGGACAAATCCAACAATACCTTGGCCAGCACGTCGTCCTTGTCGTCCAGGCTCACGCCGCCCACCAAATCGGCCGCGTTCTCCCGCGCCGCCAGCCAACGCGCCGCCTCGCTGGAAGCACCGCGCTCGGAAAGAATATAGACGCCCGATCCTCGGGCACTGGCATGCTTGAAGGAATCGGCATGAATGGACACAAATAAATCCGCTTTTGATCGGCGGGCCAAGTCTATCCGTTTCCTGAGCGGTACGTAATAATCCCCGTCCCGAGTCAGCACCGCCTTCATGCCTTTGGTCCGATTGATCAACCAAGCCAACTTGCGAGCGATCGCCAGCACCACATCCTTCTCCCGGGTTCCTCGCCGCCCGATGGCGCCGGGGTCCTCGCCGCCGTGACCGGCATCGATGGCCACCACTACTTCGCGTGGCTGAGACGGTTTGGGGGAAGCGTTTTGCTTCACCTCTTCCGGCTCGGCGACCGCCTTATTCTCACCATATAGGTCCACCACCAGGCGATGCCCATAGTGCGCGTTCGGTGCCAAGACGAAGACCTTGGGCTGGATTTCCTTCTTCAAATCCAGCACGACTCGAAGCACCTTCGATTTGGGACGGCCGGCTCGAATCTTTTGCAGGAAAGGGTTCGCCTCCAGTTCGGGCAGGGCGGCCTCCAATTCGGCTCGGGGCATATCGATCACCAGCCGGCGGGGATTTTCCAATCCGAACACCTTGGGCTTGACCGGTTCCGAGGTGTCGAGCACCACCCGAATATGATCCGGTGCGTTCCAATAGCGGACGCCTTCGATCTCGAGCGCAAAACCGGCGTGAGCGAAAGCGAACCCGATCAAAAGCCACCACCATAGCTTTCTTCGCGCCATGACTCATTTCCCCCCGAGACAACTCATTGACCACCTTCGATTATATGCCAAAATCATTGGTTATTTCGCAATTCTTTGTCGTTAATCGGTCACAATAACCCTAATCATATTGTCCACCAACTCGGTTTCCAATAAAATGCAGAAGATAATGGCAGCTCCGCGAGCGGCTGGGCTTCGCGGCTGCCTTTTTGTTTTTCAACCCACTCCATTATCTATTATTCTGAACGCAAGCCCATGACCGACCCCATTATGCCCACGTATGCCAGACTCCCGGTCGCTTTCTCCCGCGGCGAAGGTATCTGGCTTTGGGACACCCAGGGCAAACGCTACCTTGACGCAATTTCGGGCATCGCCGTCTGCAATCTCGGCCATGCCCATCCCACTTTGGCACGAGCTTTATGCGACCAGTCCCAACGACTTTGGCATACTTCCAATCTGTACCGGATTGAGCCGCAGGAAGCGCTGGCCGAGACGCTCACTCGTCTCAGCGGAATGGAGAACGTCTTTTTCTGCAACTCCGGCGCCGAAGCCAACGAAGCCGCCCTCAAAATCGCCCGCGCCTACGGACATCTCCAGGGCATCGATACCCCTCGGGTCGTGGTCGCCGACCAAAGTTTCCACGGCCGCACCCTAGCCACCTTGAGCGCCACGGGCAACCCTCGGATTCAACAAGGCTTCGAGCCATTGCTGCCGGGATTCTTGCGGGTTCCTTTCGGAGATCCGAATGCCGTCGCGGTGCTGGAAGACCGAAGCGACGTGGTCGCCGTGCTGGTGGAACCGATTCAAGGCGAAGGCGGAGTCCGGATGCCGCCCAACGGCTATCTAGCCGAGCTACGTCGATTATGCGATCGAAACGGCTGGCTGTTGATGCTGGACGAGGTCCAAACCGGCATCGGCCGAACGGGACGCTGGTTCGGCGGCCAACACGAAGCGGTCACCCCGGATGTCATGACCCTGGCCAAATCCCTGGGCAACGGTTTTCCTATCGGGGCGTGCTTGGCCAAAGGGAAAGCCGCGGAAGTCTTAACGGCGGGAAGGCATGGCTCCACCTTCGGCGGCAATTTTCTCGGCTGCCGGGTGGCTTTGGAAGTACTGCGCATCATCGAGCAAGAAGGACTCATTGACCGTGCCGCGCGTCTGGGCGATCAATTGAAGGAAGCCCTTGCCCATCGGCTAGGCCGACACCCCCAAGTCAAAAACATTCGCGGCCGGGGGTTGATATTGGCCATCGAACTGGACCATCCCTGCGCCCATCTGGTCCCCGAAGCCTTGGAACGGGGACTATTGATCAACGTGACCGCAACCAACGTCCTACGATTGCTACCGCCTTTGATTCTGGAAAACAGCCAAGCCGAGCAACTGGTGGACACCCTGGTGGACCTCATCCAAGGAAAGCAACCATGACCCGTCATTTTCTCACTTTACTGGATTTGAGCACGGATGAACTACGTGCCTTGATTCGACGCGCCAGCGAACTCAAACAAATTCAGGAACCCTTCGAGCCGCTCAAGAACAAGGTTCTGGGGATGATTTTCGAAAAGGCCTCCACGCGAACCCGAGTGTCTTTCGAGGCGGGCATCGTACAATTGGGGGGCGCGGCCATTTTTCTCTCGCCGCGCGATTCCCAGCTGGATCGGGGGGAGCCATTGGAAGACACTGCCCGCGTGATGTCGCGAATGGTAGACTGCATGGTCCTGAGGACCCATCGACACGAAAGCGTGACCCGATTCGCCGAATACTCGCGAGTACCGGTCATCAACGCCTTGACCGACCGATTCCATCCTTGTCAATTGCTGGCCGACATGCAAACCTATTTCGAGCATCGCGGCGATATCGAGGGACGGAAGGTGGCCTGGATCGGAGATGGCAATAATATGTGCCAGTCCTATATCAACGCCGCGCGGCAATTGAACTTTCGCCTCCATCTGGCCTGCCCGAAGGGTTACCTGCCGGAGACGGAACGGGTCGCAACGGACGACGAACGAATTATTCTGGATCACGATCCCGCCGCGGCCGCCCAAGGAGCCGATCTGGTGGTCACCGATGTCTGGGCCAGCATGGGGCAGGAAGAAGAACAGCAACAACGCATCGAGGCTTTTAGGGAATTTCAGGTCACCGAGCAACTGATGGCCATGGCGGCACCGAATGCCCTTTTCATGCACTGTCTGCCCGCCCATCGCGGCGAAGAAGTGAGCGCCGAGGTACTGGAAGGACCGCGAAGCGTGGTATGGGACGAGGCGGAAAACCGGTTGCACGCCCAGAAAGCTCTGTTGGAATTTCTATTGCAGACTCATTGATAGCGGCCTTATCGCTGGAGGTCATTTGAAAACCGGATCCAGGAGACGAGCATGTTAATCTTTAGCACGCCTCGGCAAAACTACGCCAGAGCCGCGCTGCTCTCGTTGCTGATGGCATTTTCCATATCGGTCGAGGCCCAAGAGCCCGCTTACATCACCGATCAGATCAAGGTGCTTTTACGCTCCGGAAAAGGCATCCAGTACAAGATACTCAGCCGCATCACCAGCGGCACCCCGGTCACCGTTCTGGAACACGACTCCCCAAGCGGATACAGCCGCATCCGCTTGCGCAACGGCACCGAGGGTTGGCTGCTGACCCGCTACCTCAGCGACAAACCCAGCGCCCATGCGCGACTCAGGCAAACCTCGAGGGAACTGCAACAATTAACCGAAGAAAACGCTCGCTTGAAACAGGAGTTGGAATCACTCCAAGCACAGCAACGCACGCTCGCCGATCAAAAAACCGAACTGTCCGACCGCACGGGACAATTGACCTCGGAGATTCAACGGATTCGGAATGTCGCCGCCAATGCGCTGGCCATCGAATCCGAGCGTAATCAATTGCGGGAAAAAGTGGCCAACCTGGAACGGAATCTTAAACAGCTGCAACTGGAAAACCGGGCGCTCAACAGCGACAACTCCCAACGCTGGTTTTTAATCGGAGCCGGCGTGCTGGTCGGCGGCCTTGTGCTAGGTCTGATTTTGCCCCACCTTAGATGGCGCCGTCGTCATCAATGGAATTCCCTTTGATCTTGAGAAAATACCCACTGGAGAATTTTACCGATGCCTTCCGATAAAAATCGTCCCTTTTCTTCCCCCGTCGTCGATGGCATGGAACGCGCACCCAGCCGCGCCATGCTTCACGCAGTCGGCTTTACCGATGAAGACTTCCAAAAGCCCCAGATCGGTGTCGCCTCCACTTGGAACATGGTGACTCCCTGCAATATGCATATCAACCGGCTTGCCGATCACGCCATTCAAGGGGTGGACGCAAACGGCGGCAAGGCGGTCTTATTCAATACCATCACCATTTCCGACGGCATCTCCATGGGGACCGAAGGGATGAAATACTCCTTGGTCTCGCGCGAGGTCATCGCCGATTCCATCGAAACGGTAATGGGATGTCAGGGATATGACGGGCTGGTGGCCATCGGCGGGTGCGACAAAAACATGCCCGGCTGCATGATCGCCATCGCGCGCCTTAACCGCCCGGCGGTTTTCGTCTACGGCGGCACGATTCTGCCCGGTTGCCACGCGGGTCGGAAGTTGGACATCGTTTCCGTGTTCGAGGCGGTGGGCGCCCGCGCCAACGACCGAATCGACGACCAAACCCTCCATGCCATCGAATGCGAAGCGATTCCGGGGCCCGGCTCGTGCGGCGGCATGTATACCGCCAATACCATGGCCTCGGCCATCGAGGCCTTGGGAATGAGCCTCCCCGGAAGCTCGGCACAGGCCGCCGTCTCAGAGGACAAGCAGAAGGACTGCGAAGAAGCGGGAAAAGCGGTTTTGAAACTGTTGGAATTGGACCTCAAGCCCCGCGACATCATGACCCGCGAGGCATTCGAAAACGCCGTCAGCGTGGTGATCGCCTTGGGAGGGTCCACCAACTCGGCGCTCCACCTTTTGGCCATGGCCTCGGCCTGCGGCGTTTCTTTCACTTTGGACGATTTCACCCGCATCGGACAGCGCGTCCCGGTACTCGCCGACCTCAAGCCCAGCGGCCGCTACCACATGGCCGATCTGATCGAAATCGGCGGTATTCAACCGTTAATGAAGATGCTTTTGGATGCCGGCCTCCTGAATGGCGACTGCCTCACCGTCACCGGCAAAACCCTGGCCGAGAACCTGGCCGATGTCGCCCCTTATCCCGAAGGCCAGGACATCATCCGGTCGCTGGACAATCCGATCAAGCCCACCAGCCACCTGGTCATTCTAAAAGGCAATCTGGCTCCTCAAGGCGCGGTGGCCAAGATCAGCGGCAAGGAAGGCCTGAGCTTCACCGGTCGGGCTCGGGTGTTCGAGGGCGAAGAACAGGCCTTGAAGCGAATTTTGGACGGCACCGTTCAAAAGGGTGACGTGATCGTGATTCGCTACGAAGGCCCCAAGGGAGGCCCCGGAATGCGCGAGATGCTGTCGCCCACCTCGGCGGTGATGGGCAAAGGACTGGGCAAAGACGTGGCCTTGATCACCGATGGCCGTTTCTCCGGCGGCACCCACGGCTTCGTGGTGGGACACATCACCCCGGAGGCCTATATGGGAGGGCCCTTGGCCATCGTTCAGGATGGCGATACCATCACCATCGATGCCGAAAGTCAGGAACTGCATCTACATTTAGCCGATGTCGAAATTCAGGACCGTTTGAGCCGTTGGCAAAAACCCGAACCGCGCTATACTCGGGGAGTACTCGCCAAATACGCCGCTTTGGTCAGCTCGGCTTCGGAAGGCGCGGTCACCGACCAACAACTGACGGACAAATTCTAACCTCCTATGGCGCTCCCCACCCCCATCGAGATGATTGCCGCCCTGGTGGGCGAACCTTCGGTCAGTAGCGCCGATCCGCGCTTCGATCAATCCAATCGGGGGGTGGTCAACCAGTTGGCGCAGTGGCTGGACGAGGCCGGATTCGAAGTCACCCTGCAAGCGGTAACGAAAAACAAAGTCAACTTGATCGCCACTCTGGGTCCCGCCGCAGCAGGCGAAGGACTGGTACTCAGCGGTCATACCGACACCGTTCCTTTCGATGAAGGACAGTGGTCCCAAGATCCATTTCGACTAACTCAGCGAGACGGACGCTTGTACGGTCTCGGAACGGCGGATATGAAATCCTTCTTCGCCTTGATTCTGGCTGCGGTGCAAGAAATTTTACCCCGGCGGCTTAAGCGGCCATTGGTCGTCTTGGCCACCGCCGACGAGGAAAGCACCATGGATGGCGCTCGCCTGCTGGCCGATACCGGACTTCCCGCGGGGCGCTTCGCGGTCATCGGCGAACCCACCGACCTCAAACCGGTCCGAATGCACAAGGGCGTGCTAATGGAATCGGTGGAAGTCATCGGCCGCAGCGGCCATGCCAGCAATCCCGCTTTGGGGGCCAATGCCCTGGAAGGCATGACGTCGGTACTCCAAGCGCTCCTGGGTTGGCGCGACGAACTCAGCCAAGACCAAAACCCGGACTTCGAGGTCCCCTTCCCTACCCTCAATCTGGGCGCCATTCACGGCGGGGACAGTCCCAACCGAATTTGCGGCCACTGCCGGACCTATTTGGATCTGCGCCTCCTACCGGGGATGCCCCCCGATGCGGTCCGAAGCGAACTTAAGCGGCGGGTGGAAACCGCTCTGACCGTCCATCCCAAACTCAAATCTCATGTCGAATCCTTGTTCGCCGGCGTCCCCGCATTCGAAACCAGCGCCGATGCCGACTTGGTGCGGCTTTGTGAAACCCTCACCGGTCAAACTGCCGGTGCCGTGGCCTTCGCCACCGAGGCCCCCTATTTGGCCGCGCTCGGATTGGAAACGATCGTCTTGGGGGCCGGTTCCATCGACCAGGCTCATCAACCCGACGAATATCTCTCTCTGCACCAGATCGATCCGGCCATCGGGATCTTGCGCCGGTTGATCGAACGCCACTGCCTGGCATGAACGATGGACACGACTTCCTATGTTCGCTGGCTCCGTAGTTCCTCTCCT from Methylohalobius crimeensis 10Ki harbors:
- a CDS encoding acetylornithine transaminase, with the translated sequence MTDPIMPTYARLPVAFSRGEGIWLWDTQGKRYLDAISGIAVCNLGHAHPTLARALCDQSQRLWHTSNLYRIEPQEALAETLTRLSGMENVFFCNSGAEANEAALKIARAYGHLQGIDTPRVVVADQSFHGRTLATLSATGNPRIQQGFEPLLPGFLRVPFGDPNAVAVLEDRSDVVAVLVEPIQGEGGVRMPPNGYLAELRRLCDRNGWLLMLDEVQTGIGRTGRWFGGQHEAVTPDVMTLAKSLGNGFPIGACLAKGKAAEVLTAGRHGSTFGGNFLGCRVALEVLRIIEQEGLIDRAARLGDQLKEALAHRLGRHPQVKNIRGRGLILAIELDHPCAHLVPEALERGLLINVTATNVLRLLPPLILENSQAEQLVDTLVDLIQGKQP
- the argF gene encoding ornithine carbamoyltransferase, whose amino-acid sequence is MTRHFLTLLDLSTDELRALIRRASELKQIQEPFEPLKNKVLGMIFEKASTRTRVSFEAGIVQLGGAAIFLSPRDSQLDRGEPLEDTARVMSRMVDCMVLRTHRHESVTRFAEYSRVPVINALTDRFHPCQLLADMQTYFEHRGDIEGRKVAWIGDGNNMCQSYINAARQLNFRLHLACPKGYLPETERVATDDERIILDHDPAAAAQGADLVVTDVWASMGQEEEQQQRIEAFREFQVTEQLMAMAAPNALFMHCLPAHRGEEVSAEVLEGPRSVVWDEAENRLHAQKALLEFLLQTH
- the mutL gene encoding DNA mismatch repair endonuclease MutL; its protein translation is MLSSQLINQIAAGEVIERPASVVKELVENSLDAGAGRIDVTVEAGGAGLIRVRDDGTGIARDDLPLAIARHATSKIASLEDLTRVSSFGFRGEALPSIASVARVELMSRTAEDTRGWRYLVSPGEPPSDPIPVAHPPGTTVSVADLFYSVPARRKFLRTEQTEFGHIQRWIERCALSRFDVAFTLRHNQREVLKMKPARTPSEQEGRLAEILGRRFPEQALQVDCAAGDLRLTGWIGLPALSRRQSDLQFWYVNGRPVRDKLLGHALRIAFRDVLPHGRQPVAVLYLELDPTLVDVNAHPAKLEVRFRDARNVRDFVSQSLYRVLGRARPSGETSRIVGGHDAAGRLELQTPAGKAQAPRAGWGGQIGRSETPSPSQVNESLAFYEAFRAPTEPFPSQPIASENPDWKQGDDSIPPLGEAITHLHGIYILAEAEEGLVIVDAHAAHERIVYEKLKTQVESGEVVSQPLLIPLKVEVSRSEADQVQRSQDLLAELGLEIDLLGPDKLVVRSVPALLSGVDVAELVRDLLSELAHRETATQLQTTLRERLATRACHRAVRAGQRLSRGEMNALLRELEQTERGGQCNHGRPTWVTLDFKALDRFFDRGR
- the argE gene encoding acetylornithine deacetylase, whose translation is MALPTPIEMIAALVGEPSVSSADPRFDQSNRGVVNQLAQWLDEAGFEVTLQAVTKNKVNLIATLGPAAAGEGLVLSGHTDTVPFDEGQWSQDPFRLTQRDGRLYGLGTADMKSFFALILAAVQEILPRRLKRPLVVLATADEESTMDGARLLADTGLPAGRFAVIGEPTDLKPVRMHKGVLMESVEVIGRSGHASNPALGANALEGMTSVLQALLGWRDELSQDQNPDFEVPFPTLNLGAIHGGDSPNRICGHCRTYLDLRLLPGMPPDAVRSELKRRVETALTVHPKLKSHVESLFAGVPAFETSADADLVRLCETLTGQTAGAVAFATEAPYLAALGLETIVLGAGSIDQAHQPDEYLSLHQIDPAIGILRRLIERHCLA
- the ilvD gene encoding dihydroxy-acid dehydratase, which encodes MPSDKNRPFSSPVVDGMERAPSRAMLHAVGFTDEDFQKPQIGVASTWNMVTPCNMHINRLADHAIQGVDANGGKAVLFNTITISDGISMGTEGMKYSLVSREVIADSIETVMGCQGYDGLVAIGGCDKNMPGCMIAIARLNRPAVFVYGGTILPGCHAGRKLDIVSVFEAVGARANDRIDDQTLHAIECEAIPGPGSCGGMYTANTMASAIEALGMSLPGSSAQAAVSEDKQKDCEEAGKAVLKLLELDLKPRDIMTREAFENAVSVVIALGGSTNSALHLLAMASACGVSFTLDDFTRIGQRVPVLADLKPSGRYHMADLIEIGGIQPLMKMLLDAGLLNGDCLTVTGKTLAENLADVAPYPEGQDIIRSLDNPIKPTSHLVILKGNLAPQGAVAKISGKEGLSFTGRARVFEGEEQALKRILDGTVQKGDVIVIRYEGPKGGPGMREMLSPTSAVMGKGLGKDVALITDGRFSGGTHGFVVGHITPEAYMGGPLAIVQDGDTITIDAESQELHLHLADVEIQDRLSRWQKPEPRYTRGVLAKYAALVSSASEGAVTDQQLTDKF
- a CDS encoding TIGR04211 family SH3 domain-containing protein, translated to MLIFSTPRQNYARAALLSLLMAFSISVEAQEPAYITDQIKVLLRSGKGIQYKILSRITSGTPVTVLEHDSPSGYSRIRLRNGTEGWLLTRYLSDKPSAHARLRQTSRELQQLTEENARLKQELESLQAQQRTLADQKTELSDRTGQLTSEIQRIRNVAANALAIESERNQLREKVANLERNLKQLQLENRALNSDNSQRWFLIGAGVLVGGLVLGLILPHLRWRRRHQWNSL
- a CDS encoding N-acetylmuramoyl-L-alanine amidase encodes the protein MARRKLWWWLLIGFAFAHAGFALEIEGVRYWNAPDHIRVVLDTSEPVKPKVFGLENPRRLVIDMPRAELEAALPELEANPFLQKIRAGRPKSKVLRVVLDLKKEIQPKVFVLAPNAHYGHRLVVDLYGENKAVAEPEEVKQNASPKPSQPREVVVAIDAGHGGEDPGAIGRRGTREKDVVLAIARKLAWLINRTKGMKAVLTRDGDYYVPLRKRIDLARRSKADLFVSIHADSFKHASARGSGVYILSERGASSEAARWLAARENAADLVGGVSLDDKDDVLAKVLLDLSLTATREHSQTLAKEVLTELERIGRIHKKSVQSAGFVVLKSPDIPSVLVETAFISNPTEEQRLRSSRYQSHWAKAIHRGIQDYFTTYAPPGTILAQERRHVISRGETLSEIAARYGVSLRRLMADNELHDSAIQAGQVLKIPMGG
- the miaA gene encoding tRNA (adenosine(37)-N6)-dimethylallyltransferase MiaA — its product is MMMQERPVALLLMGPTASGKSELAVDLARRMEGEIVSVDSSQVYRGMDIGTAKPSLDIRAEIPHHLIDILDPSEHFSAGRFREEALALIAAIHGRGRLPILAGGTMLYFQALVYGLAPLPPGDSATRAEIDAEAAEMGWPALHRHLAKVDSEAATRIHPNDAQRIQRALEVYRLTGRPLSAWWKKEPSETLPFRPLKVAISPLARAELHRRIERRFRAMLDQGLVEEVEQLHRRADLHPGLPAIRSVGYRQVWSYLEGDCDFSTMINKAVSATRQLAKRQFTWLRREEDALWLASDDANASGKIIAALGEKQS